The sequence ctgcggtgaccaGGGAATTCCACAAACAAGGCTGGAGCACACTAGGGGTGAGCCTAGACAGGTAAGtagctttatttaaaaaaaaataatcgtcAGCTGCCGTCGATTAGTTTTAACCTTGccgacagacaatgatcagctgatgatggactctttggctgatccttgtctttattacacagagtaataTTGGCCTGatatggccgattatcgctccgtgtaataggtccctaataatgtgtttacacagagagatttatctgacatcttagaagccagaaacagactataaacagagaagagggcctaaaggaaagactgagagttcttccccaaatccattcctggctttggctttaaaaatctgtcagataaatctctgtgtaaacgcaccattaggctatgttcacactacctaagtgCCGcggaaataacggctgttgttacaacggccgtgattcctgcggcacttacgtagtgctgcagcctgaggGAGTCCCAGCCAGACTGTATACGCAGTTAACTTtgtggcccgaaagatcatcctgctggtactgcagtaccggccgagataatcttttcagagactagactggtcacagaacggccagtctcttactaagtgtaaacatagccttagggtgcatgtACACTATGGAATACGCGTGTAAAGGACGCTCCAGATTCCGTTGCTGGCCCCTGCTCGCGGCAGCACGCATCTCCGCccttgccacaaaaaaaaaaaaaaaaaacattttatggccgggccgattcatGTCAATTGTTTTGACGGACGGTGGAACCCGTCTTTGCCTAGAATGacgtctatggcacaggcggagatgcacgcgCCTGGGCCAGCGACGGAATTCGCAGCAGCCTTTATACGCATATTCCGTAGTGTACATGCTCCCTCTGGCAGTAAAATTATAGCCCATCAACACAGGATGCCGGAACTTACCTATGCACCCACTGAGTCCatgcatgaaggggttaaagctcaCTTTGCAGTATACTCTTGTCCAGAGGTCCAGCATCCAAAGGTAAGTATAATAGTATAACATTGATTTCTCAGATTAGCACTCTGTAGGCAGGTTGTAGCACTAAATCAGTCACATCAGTTATAAAGGCCTTGGTCTGCCACAATGGACCAGCTCCCTGTGATCAGGTTGTAGGGAATCATTTTGCTCATTGTTTTGTACACTGCTATAAGGCTGCTGTCAGCTttcacagcagcatttaaatagtAAATAGCTTGCAGTTGCTTGctttgtttcatctattttcAGCAGCTGTCTACTCCTGCTCCATACACCAATAATGGCATCATGGGGTACCAGCATGTCATGGTGGATTAAGCGGGTTAAAGCAGTCCccttagcctgggttcacacacagtatggctGCATTTAGGTAGAACGgtgaatgcctgtaatggagtgTTTCTCCGGccggcatgatgtgtcaatatcaaGCCGGCAGCAGGGAATCTCTTTCAATCGCCGCAGCAATTCATAGAGTTTTCCCCACTGCTGGCGTGATATTGCACATGATATTGAAACAATCCATTACAGGCATTAATCGTCGGTAGCTCCACAAAATCCATGGACATGTgtgagcagcctgtctgagagATGGCATGTTCCATGGAGTGGCTATAAACTTTGCAGATATTGGTTTATGCTTCGCACGTCACCACACTACAAGTCATCGCTTCCCCTTTTAAATGGAGCAGAgcgtgtaatggtagtatgaccattaATAAGATCATGAGTAGTCTTGTATCCGTCAGGTTCTTGGAGAGGCAATAAAGATTAAAGTTTACACACTGGAATTtggaaactttaaaactttttttgtctTGTCCTCTCCAACTGGAGCTGGGTTGTGTATATGCACACACATCTTACTTACGATTTTTATAAGGCTTGGGGGCACTTAGTCCCTGTATCGTCACTCGACAATAGCGTTGATGAGAGCTGACCGTGCTGCGAAGCTGTCAAGATCTTTCTTGTGGATTGTAACACAAATCCATTCTGttaaaggctgcgttcacactttgtatgtttcagtcagtattgcaacaaaaaccaggagtggattaaaaacacagaaaggatctgttcacacaatggtgaaattgagtggatggccgccatataacagtaaataactgccattatttcaatataacagccgttgttttaaaataacagcaaatatttgccattatatggcggccatccactcaatttcaacattgtgtgaacagatcctttctgtgtttttaatccattcctggttttggttgcaatatgaggaccacaatactgactgaaatatacgtagtgtgaacccagccttagggtgtgtttacacagagagatttatctaacagatttttgaagccaaagccaggaacagactagaacagcgaacaggtcataaagaaaacactgagatttctcctctttttaaatccattcctggctttggcttcaaaaatctgtcagataaatctctgtgtaaacagaccattaCATTTGCCCAGACACAGCGCAGTCAGTACACTGCACCACATTGGACTGGATGGTTAGAAAATTCTTTTGAGGTGTCCCAGAGACGTGTCAGAAATGTGGAACAGATGATGCAGTAAACTCCTCTCCCTGTTCTGTGTGAGCTGCATTGCTCCATAGATATAGGCtgtgcttacacagacagatttatctgacatctgtcagattattgaagccgaagccagcaagagactataaacagatcaggccataaaggaaaggttgatatttaataataatattttttttttgtatagcgcAGATTTCACAGCACTTTTTCCCCCGCACACAATGCAGGGGAAATACGTTTACCCATTACAGggttaaataattaaaataaataaagatacaaaaGGAGTGAGGAAGCTTACAGAATGGGAGCACTGGGGGTTACAGCTTCATTTAcagatggtccagccattgtccATAGAATCAGAAAGTGCCCATGAGTGTCAGGAGAGCCAGTCACCCACCAACCTCTGAGAATGGTATACAGTAGAAGGGGAGGAGACAACAAAATATAGGGAATATTATAGGCAGGCCTGAAGAGATGAAACTGAGTGTTGGAAATCAGTCTAATGTCtttgggtagggaaccttggccctccagctgttgcaaaactacaactcccatcgtgcatggacagccagagctttagctttggctgtccatgcatgatgggagttgtagttttgcaacagctgaaaagccaaggttccctacccaaaGACATTAGACTGATTTCCAACACTCAGTTTCATCTCTTCAGGCCTGCCTATAATATTCCCTATATTTTGTTGTCTCCTCCCCTTCTACTGTATACCATTCTCAGAGGTTGGTGGGTGACTGGCTCTCCTGACACTCATGGGCACTTTCTGATTCTATggacaatggctggaccatctgTAAATGAAGCTGTAACCCCCAGTGCTCCCATTCTGTAAGCTTCCTCACTCCttttgtatctttatttattttaattatttaaccCTGTAATGGGTAAATTGACCTCTGTACTACAGGACGCTTCATCCTATCGTGGTCTCCGAGGGGCGCCGTCACGTGACCTGGGTAACACTAGGCATGTCGGGTAATGTAGTCCAGGAGCTAGAAAAGTGTAGTTCTTTGCAGCGGAAGCTCCCGCCCacgacagggtttcctacgctgCGGGCACGGCCTCTCTTCCTTTCTGTCCGACATCTTTGAAGGAGCAGCAGCATGGTGAGGGGCGGCCCGACGGGAATTGGGGTTTTATCGGGGTGGAGAGGCCGGGCTGGGCCCAGTGACCTCCTCAGTGTCCGCTGCATCTCCGGTGTCGCCTGGCGGGGCGGGATGAGCGGCTGGAGGCGCCGGTGATGTGCCGGCCTGTCCGTGCGGCTCCATGTCTGTGTGTGGAGGGGACGTGGAGCAGCAGCACCCGGCCTCGTGTGTGTTTTCCCGGGGACACGGAGCTCCTGTCAGTCCCCGGTGCTgccgggtgtgaggggtgacagcTCCGGGCCTGACCCCggcacacagcgccccctcctgtgCACACAGCTCCGGGCCTGACCCCGGCACACAGCGCCTCCTCCGGTGCACACAGCTCCGGGCCTGACCCCggcacacagcgccccctcctgtgCGCACACCAAGCTGTGGCATCGCAGCCTAGTCACCACTATACAGCACAATTGCGGCTATGTACCATCCCTAGGTTATCCCTGTACACTGGGTAGGGGGCTGCCTGCTGGGGACCCCCATGTGAAGTGACATGAGTGGCGGGTAATGTGCACTGCTGCTCTTACATTCACTTGGAGGGACCCCCCATTTATGTgactgggggtcccagcagtcaggccTTGTGTCTTGTACATAGGCAGTAATAATGATAGGACAGGTTCAATCTCCAGCAGTCACTGGCTGCATAGGTTCCTGTGATCGCTCCTGCAGCCGCGACCGCACACCGAGCCATAGAAAGGATTGTtagacgagcgctgatctgctagacacatggcggctgtgggtctcctcatATTGATGGATCTTTATTACTGTCTGTGATTTGCTTACAGCCCAGTCAGTattctaatcttactgtgtcctAACAGCCGCCTAAAGACGACAAGAAGAAGAAAGATGCGGGCAAGTCCGCCAAGAAGGACAAGGATCCCGTCAACAAGTCTGGAGGCAAGGCCAAGAAGAAGGCAAGTCAGGAGTGTCCTCATCCAATGGGGGACTTTTGTCAATGGGTTTGTCTATTTCCAGTGCAGTCAAactcagaattaaaggggtagtgcggcgctcagaaattattcacagaataacacacattatagaaagttatacaactttgtaatgtatgttatgtctgtgactcgccccgttccccgtgtccccccacccgtgtacccagaagtgtggtgcattatacattacctgacctatgtcgagggccgtccgtcatcttgtgccaaacgtcatcgacggacggccgagtcgctgccgcccgtccccccctcCGTcgtgtcacaactgtgctcatccgcgattggctgagcacagttatgctcagccaattgccgctgagcatcggatgacgctgcagagggcggccggcattcgggacagtcggagctgttcgccgtccgcccgaagacgtcactcgctgaagatcgaagACGGatgtcagcacgtgacaggtgagtatagcgcacaacacttccgggtacacaggtgggggtggtgggccatacacggggaagggggccattcacagacataacaacatacattacaaagttgtataaccgcactacccctttaagaggtgggGGGGGCTTCTGGTTTAGGGTATGGTCACACTAGGTAAGTCAggtggaatcccgccatgctcagtgtgccatagcctgtttaTGGGAGTTTGTATGTGCCTCTGCTgctctccgttcaaagaattgacttgtcaattcttttgagTGGAGGCGCACAAGCTCTCTCAtacacaggctatggcacactgagcatggcaggATTCCGCCTGACTTACTCAGTCATTACAATGCTGTCATTACAATGACTAGAGCAGCTTGGTGAGGTGACAACTGCTTTTTTCATTCTTTCCCAGTATGCCCTGTTTTTCTGTAAGTTTATAGATAGCATATTTGGGGGGTTTATTAGCTAGCAGAATTTAAGTAACTTTAGTAGCAATACTGTTTACTTCCAAAAACATGAAGTCTGCAACTATTCTGGCTTCCGTGTGTTGTAAAAGTGAACCGGCACAATAGGGTGATATTAGGGTTAATAATCTGTCTCCATGGTGCTGATCTTGGGTTCTTCAGGTGTCATGTATGCATATGTGCATTaatgtctatatatataatatatgtgtgtgtgcttgGTATTGATTTAAAAATTTGTCTTTGAGTAGAAGTGGTCCAAGGGGAAAGTCAGGGACAAGTTGAACAACTTGGTGCTGTTTGACAAGGCCACATATGACAAGCTGTGTAAAGAAGTTCCTAACTACAAGCTCATCACCCCAGCAGTAGTCTCTGAGAGGCTGAAGATCAGGGGCTCACTGGCCAGGGCCGCCCTTCAGGAGCTGCTCAACAAAGGTGAGACCAATGCAGACCTGGTTGTGTATGCCCACTGCATGTCAGGCAGTGTAGTAAATTCCCATTTCTATGTCTATGATGGACTGACACAAACTTTATGtgggcttaaaggggtgttctgagTATTTTCTTATGGTTGGCATGCTTTAAAAGGGGGGAGCAAGCGAGTAGGGTAAGTATATaaagttatttttttgttttgcagcaagcTGACCATAGTTAGAAAATCCCGGAATACCCTTGTAAAGGGGTGTTCCCCTCAGGCAAAATAAATGTTTCATCatacccctcctggagactaacaactTGTTTCATACTTGTTACCTTGCCATTCTCCTTCTCCTGGTTCTGAACTGAGGGGTAGAGGAAAGGCATGGGAATGAGGTAGGCAGGGGAGCATGGCAAATATGACCAAATAATAGGTACGTCAGCCAAGAGTATAGTTCCATAGTCCATAATTACTAAACATAAACAGCATAATGAGAGACATAggctccaaatctttggcagatctgtcagataatctttctgtttaaatggacccaTAATCCAGTCCTCGGACATTGTAAAAGATATGGAGAACTAAGTGGTAACAGTAAATTTCTGAAGGTAGTCCTCTCGAAATGTGAGGTGTTTACTCTGCCTCCCCCTCCAGCTGTCTCTCGCTGTCTGTATctgctctgtaatgctgggagggttaatcacccGTTGTCAGCAGCTTGATCTCGCATCAACACACTTGGCATTAGAGTGCAGAAACAGCGGACCAGGAAGCTGTTTACATAAGCCATTTCTAAAGAATGAAATGGAGAAAACTGCTCAGTTTTCTGTGTATTCAGCAAAAAGAatgctcagaactggaggaaggaggctAAAAAGGTAATATGGAACGAATAGTTAGTCAACAGGAGGGGGAATAAAtaccctgtctctccccccccctaccATAGTGGAATACCCGTGTAGTAAGTAAATGTGGTGCTACCATGCTAGATGTGcatgtatataacatgtatatgcactatactacattacatactactaTATTAAATTTTCCATTCGATAACATTTAGTAAGGGGTCTTTAAGCTGTAGGGGTCTTTAAGCTGTATTGCACTGTTCAGGTGTATACAATAGTGGGTTTGTGCTGATTGGTTTCTTCTGAACTGGAATTGTAATGACTTTACTATTGCACAAAGCTTGGTTGCGATGTTGTAGTCAGTGTCTTTGTACAGAGACGCTTTTTTTTGCTGTGATAAGTTGTGTGAAGCTGGAGAATGTATGAGGACGCTGAATGTACATCACCATACACTGAAATCACATTTTTGGGACTTAACTTTCAGTTTTTATATCTAGATCCCTTACACTTTCAGAAGTGTTGTCTTCATGTAAAACACTGCCCCTTAGCATCTTATGTTATGCATTAAAGAAAACCAATCAGCCCTATTGGGCTGATATGTTTCCCTgtagcaatgtataaagctcctacCAGAACAtaccggctgcagcaggagctttataccgggggAAAAATGACTCATATCCCTTGCTCGTGACACACTGgcgggcaagtagtcatctgggcggatcCCAGCCCCGGGTCTAGTCACAATGCTCTGCGGGAATGATTAACAGGCAGAGTtccattactggcctctctgcctgtcaatgatCCCAccaagcgtgctgacaggcagagcgctgtgactagacatgggcggggagctccccagatgactaccttcccGCCAGTGTCACAAGCCGGGGGAATAagtcattttttttcccccagtataAAGCTCTTGCTGCGGCTGGTAtgtgccgcagctgctgcagaagctttatacattgctccagctaaccatatcagcccaaatgggctgattggttccctttaacattgagGATTACAATTACAGTGCAGTTTGTTGCAACCCTAGTGTAATGTTTTCCAGACTCCCACTTTGTATATTACTGTGTGGAAAGTAGTGTAAGTTATGTATTGCATGCCTGTTTAAAAACAAACTTTTTGATGAATTTATCACTGAATGTGTACAGTGCTATGCATACTCTACGAAGAAAGGTTCTTTAAGACCCCATTCACTTGGTGCGCTGAGTGTGCCACATGTAAGCCTTTGAATTGGCTCAAATTCCATTATTTTCTGCTACGAGTCTAACTACCATAGATAGTAGATATTAGTCTATACAAGTTACTTACAAAAGCATCAAATAGAAAGGATGTATTAAACATGATTGTGTTGGGTCTTGATTGGTCCACATATGTTGTGCTCTAGTATTTACCTTTTTTGATAAGATTTTAATGTTTTATCATCTGTGTACATCCACTGTGTCTTTTGTATGTTGTACCATTGGTTGCATGATGGATATTGACATTCGCTTATTATAGCTTCTATAGtgagctgggatcagtgtcatGTTTGCTATTTTTAATATATCCTTTATATTTAATGCATCTAAGCCATGTGAAttttccaagttttttttttttacattaataaaaacCCAATTTGTCCACTTTCGTGGTTAACCACACCTGAATATAATTGGACAAtttacctcttaaggacccatttGCGTAGGATGACATTGCTATGGATGTTGGCTACTACCACAGCAATACTTGCTGTATATTGCTATTATGCTTCCTAAAGTAAAAGCCTTTTGAGGTAGACCCTAGTGGCTTCTACTTGCCTTTGATTGGCTATGGGATGAGGGCTTCAAAGCTGGTGGTGAggggagaagccaccagggaccaccccaatccgtggttcaggcagcattaatGGCAGGTCACGTTTAAGAATCCACCACATACACTTCtcattttgttttttacattcgAATAAAGTATTCATACCCTATGTATATTATAAACTGTGATATTAGACATTCTCTGTGTGACTATGGCCATACCTTATAGCTATTTAGTGCTAATGCAGCAGCCAGACACCTTGTACTGCTTGATGTGTTAAATTTCCATTTTGAAGCTTTGTTGTAAACCATTCCTATAACTGTTCTTGTTCTTTATAAAGGTTTGATCAAACTGGTGTCCAAACACAGAGCACAGGTTATCTACACTAGAAATACCAAGGGTGGTGATGCACCTGCAGGAACTGAGGAATCATAAGCAGGTAAGTCCCTTGTGCCTTATGATCAGGATTACCATTTTGCATAAGGACATTGATCTGCCTGTAGCTTCTGGGTCTCCATCAGGAACTTTAAAGTCTTGATGCTTTTGCAGTGCATTAAATATTACCGTATCGAAATGTGTAAATTCACCAGTCGGCCTACTAGACAAAAAACTTAGTTGCTGTCATGCGCTTATTCCATCCTTTGGTTGAGGAGTGACAGTATTATAAAGACTGTGATTACGAGAGATACAGCTGGCCGGCATCACCAAGAGAAATGACACAAACTGATAAAGCAGATAAAATGTTGCTCACGATGGTTCCGTAATAAAGTGGCTAGTGTGCGGCACTCACACAGTACAGCAAGCAATTTTGTAAAACTTGTTGGAAAGAAATAGTTGAGCACTTACCACTAGTAGAGTTGAAAGCCAAATCTTAATTCCATACAATTTATGGTGTGGCGAGGGGATAAGTTAGGCCAGGCTATCCAGGGGACATATCTACACCCTAATCCATCCCTTTACAATAAGTATAGAATAAAGATTCGGCTTTCAGCTCTACTAGTGGTGAGTGCTCAACTTATTCTTTCTGACAAATTATAAAGACTGCCTTCAGATCCCtgctcactggggggggggggacaggcagTACTGGGACCCCTAGCATTAATCATTAGTATTGTCAGTATTGGGTTTTACCAAACTGTTTGATAACTGAGTACTGGAGTGAACTACTGATTTTAAATCTGCAAACTTTTTTGGAAATAATGAATACTGTGTTCTTCTGTTACAGGACCTGAATTGGGAGCAGCCATATTTTCTATGTAAATGATCTAATAAAAAATTGGGACTTAAGTTGTgtgattgttttgtttttgcattaAGTGCAAGGTATCTCAAAACTAAGGAACCAAAGTGGAGAGGAAAGTCTCTAAAGGTGTGTTCACAGAAGTGAGAGTTCATGAAATTTCCTCAGCAAAATCCACAGGAAGCCCTGCACAATGTGTATTCTACCTGATAAAAACAGTATGGTCAAAAAGATGTGCTGTCCCCTGCTAGTGTCTTACTGGTATGGTCAACATACATATCCTGTAGTTGGCATTTTCTAACTTAAAAGGAGCCTGGTAATCTAAGGATGGGTTGCCCAGGGAAGCATCACCAAGGGACAAGTTTCATCTGCAGCAAAATTAACACTAGTGTTTgatttcagtttttttccctATTGAATGGGGAAAACCCATAACTAATTTGCACTTTCTGACAGTAATTGTGGATAACCATCATGGCAAGAACCATTTAAAACTTTTACACTCCTAATGTTAACTAGAGCTGAGAACAGTATCTTCGTAC is a genomic window of Dendropsophus ebraccatus isolate aDenEbr1 chromosome 12, aDenEbr1.pat, whole genome shotgun sequence containing:
- the RPS25 gene encoding small ribosomal subunit protein eS25, which translates into the protein MPPKDDKKKKDAGKSAKKDKDPVNKSGGKAKKKKWSKGKVRDKLNNLVLFDKATYDKLCKEVPNYKLITPAVVSERLKIRGSLARAALQELLNKGLIKLVSKHRAQVIYTRNTKGGDAPAGTEES